A single window of Carassius gibelio isolate Cgi1373 ecotype wild population from Czech Republic chromosome A19, carGib1.2-hapl.c, whole genome shotgun sequence DNA harbors:
- the LOC127935721 gene encoding ataxin-1-like, translated as MKSNQERSNECLPPKKREIPASTLPSEERPMVMAPANESQRSGNLAWLASLASGHDRGRQHTSTSSELDGPQYKPLLATAESNHPSSTYLTRSPTAVTTISAVYTSPLSQHAGTIQYTPLAPNLHFISSPYSTPYAGYISPLVPPLAATTTTQRDAYASTSSSLTSKIDQHHQLGRPTGLVTTDNTSLSHSTQYVQIAGSPLSISPRTAPSPHTHLPLHLHPHHTHPISGHSPVLVQYTDGPLPKREETRPREVLNGELEKDRRFGPSPESSVGKQGSTAKGCSSTQQHQIHQQLSQHHYEARHVVLPAEYVQDSATMRTSLVLVPNSHSSGGTPDKMPPPTSHSEKGGICAGKPMSRSSSSSASLQFPPPPPPVDSLKGASTTVSPHAVIQTTHNTTESLSLGLPSTNFYSTQQPIIGYIAGTGHQQPLSYHTSLSQHLVIPGTQPVIIPVSGTEATATSTTPHLPAALPHTFVTSTAPKVETFEATSPYPHPATTVFQAQLHLPVVPAPAGLLTTPPPPSAPSLPPYFTKGSIIQLANGELKRVEDLKTEDFIQSAEISNELKIDSSTVERIDSSHTPNFAIIQFAVGEHRSQVSVEVLVEYPFFVFGQGWSSCCPERTSHLLELPCTKLSVGDVCISLTLKNLRNGSIKKSQGQVLDVPTLGPPLKSPKALSSGVRGGVRHTEQENGLGQCGDQGGGGSQGNRENGELRFGERDTCKAPTVTESESSSKPTGRKRRWSAPEGRKVENPEGEPPLTFPKPSFIPQEVKISIEGRSNIGK; from the exons ATGAAGTCAAACCAGGAGCGGAGCAATGAATGCCTGCCCCCAAAGAAGCGTGAAATCCCAGCAAGCACTCTGCCCTCAGAGGAGAGGCCCATGGTGATGGCGCCTGCCAATGAGAGCCAGCGTTCAGGGAACCTGGCCTGGCTTGCCAGTTTGGCAAGCGGACATGACAGAGGGCGGCAGCACACCAGCACCTCCTCAGAGCTCGATGGGCCTCAATACAAACCATTGTTAGCCACAGCTGAGAGCAATCATCCTTCATCCACGTACTTAACCAGATCTCCCACTGCAGTGACCACCATATCTGCAGTGTACACATCACCCCTCTCTCAGCATGCTGGCACCATCCAGTACACACCCCTGGCTCCTAATCTTCACTTCATCAGCTCTCCGTACTCTACACCATATGCTGGCTACATCTCACCTCTTGTTCCCCCTTTGGCTGCCACCACTACCACACAACGTGACGCTTATGCCAGTACCTCCAGTTCTCTAACATCCAAAATTGACCAGCACCACCAATTGGGCCGTCCTACTGGCCTGGTCACAACTGACAACACCTCTTTGTCCCACTCCACACAATACGTCCAAATTGCTGGTTCTCCTCTAAGCATATCTCCTCGGACTGCTCCGTCACCCCATACTCACTTGCCTCTACACTTACACCCTCACCACACGCACCCCATCAGTGGCCACTCGCCAGTCTTAGTTCAGTACACAGATGGACCTTTACCCAAGAGAGAGGAGACAAGGCCCAGGGAGGTGCTGAACGGAGAGTTAGAGAAGGACAGACGCTTTGGTCCATCTCCCGAATCTAGTGTAGGGAAACAGGGCAGCACTGCCAAAGGATGTTCCTCTACTCAACAGCACCAGATCCACCAGCAGCTGAGCCAACATCACTATGAGGCTCGGCATGTGGTGCTCCCTGCCGAATATGTGCAGGACAGTGCTACCATGCGGACCTCGTTGGTGCTGGTACCCAACAGTCATAGCTCCGGTGGTACACCTGACAAGATGCCTCCCCCAACATCCCACTCTGAGAAAGGAGGGATTTGTGCAGGCAAACCCATGTCCCGTAGTTCCTCCTCCTCTGCCTCCCTTCAATTTCCTCCTCCCCCTCCACCTGTGGACAGTCTGAAGGGGGCGTCTACCACAGTGTCTCCCCATGCAGTCATCCAGACCACACATAACACCACAGAGTCACTCTCACTGGGCCTCCCCTCCACCAATTTCTACTCCACCCAGCAGCCCATCATTGGTTACATTGCTGGCACAGGGCACCAGCAGCCTCTCAGCTACCACACCAGCCTATCTCAGCACCTGGTCATACCTGGAACTCAACCAGTCATCATCCCAGTGAGTGGAACTGAAGCTACTGCTACATCGACTACACCACACTTGCCTGCAGCACTACCCCATACTTTCGTCACCTCAACGGCCCCAAAAGTAGAGACTTTTGAGGCTACATCCCCATACCCTCACCCTGCCACAACTGTGTTTCAAGCCCAGTTGCATCTGCCTGTGGTTCCGGCCCCTGCTGGCTTGCTGACGACTCCACCGCCACCCTCAGCCCCTTCACTGCCCCCTTACTTCACCAAGGGCTCCATCATCCAGTTGGCAAATGGAGAATTGAAGAGGGTGGAGGACCTGAAAACAGAGGATTTTATTCAGAGTGCTGAGATCAGCAATGAATTGAAGATTGACTCCAGCACTGTAGAGCGCATTGACAGCAGTCATACACCTAACTTTGCTATTATACAGTTTGCTGTAGGAGAGCATCGCTCACAG GTCAGTGTAGAGGTGTTAGTAGAGTATCCTTTCTTCGTGTTCGGACAGGGCTGGTCGTCATGTTGTCCAGAACGGACATCCCATCTGCTCGAGTTGCCATGCACCAAGCTTTCAGTAGGTGATGTCTGCATCTCCCTCACCCTGAAGAACCTGAGGAATGGCTCAATCAAAAAGAGCCAGGGGCAAGTTTTGGATGTGCCTACCCTTGGTCCACCCCTTAAATCACCCAAAGCACTCTCCAGTGGCGTGCGAGGGGGTGTTCGGCACACAGAACAGGAAAATGGACTTGGGCAGTGTGGAGATCAGGGAGGAGGAGGCAGTCAAGGCAACAGAGAGAATGGAGAACTGAGGTTTGGCGAAAGAGACACCTGCAAAGCACCAACGGTCACTGAATCAGAGTCCAGCAGCAAGCCCACAGGCCGCAAAAGGAGGTGGTCGGCCCCTGAGGGCCGCAAAGTAGAGAATCCTGAAGGAGAGCCTCCTTTAACGTTCCCCAAGCCTTCTTTCATCCCTCAGGAGGTTAAAATCAGTATCGAAGGCAGATCAAATATTGGAAAGTGA